A portion of the Ammospiza nelsoni isolate bAmmNel1 chromosome 35, bAmmNel1.pri, whole genome shotgun sequence genome contains these proteins:
- the FIBP gene encoding acidic fibroblast growth factor intracellular-binding protein isoform X1, with protein MSSDLDVFVGNTTLIDEEVYRLWLDGHSVAEAVARRLRGGVLEREGTSVAVLQSDTRDHYRTFQMLERLLHAPPRLLQQLLFQIPPERQALLVQRYYAFDEALARELLGKKLSKGTKKELDEVSARTGVGIRSCRRQFDNFKRVFKAVEELRGPLAENIQQLFLLPPALARDYAAIVFFANSRFETGKRRLQFLSFGDFAACAQSMMAHWSQGALAPEAADPDGDLPKSFLQDLKELKVLVSDKDLLDQHKSLVCSALRGKISVYNELEANFKALSRALVNVGGKLTHARDVRDFFVDLVEKVIEPCRSDKWSPGDLRLFLTHYTAAPRNLPGFRHQALWERYMAAISACLLRMYHD; from the exons ATGAGCAGTGACCTGGACGTGTTCGTGGGGAACACGACGCTGATCGATGAGGAGGTGTACCGGCTGTGGCTGGACGGACACTCAG tgGCCGAGGCGGTGGCCCGTCGCCTGCGGGGCGGGGTCCTCGAGCGCGAGGGGACGTCGGTGGCCGTGCTGCAGAGCGACACCCGCGACCACTACAGAACGTTCCAGATGCTGGAGCGGCTCCTGCACGCCCCCCcccggctgctgcagcagctgctgttccagaTCCCCCCCGAGAGACAGGCCCTGCTCGTGCAGAg GTACTACGCTTTCGACGAGGCGCTGGCCCGGGAGCTGCTGGGCAAGAAACTCTCCAAGGGCACCAAGAAGGAGCTGGACGAGGTCAGCGCCCGCACCGGGGTGGGGATCCGAAGCTGCCGCCGCCAG tTTGACAACTTCAAGAGGGTTTTCAAGGCGGTGGAGGAGCTGCGGGGGCCCCTGGCCGAGAACatccagcagctcttcctgctgccccCGGCCCTGGCACG GGACTACGCCGCCATCGTGTTCTTCGCCAACAGCCGCTTCGAGACGGGCAAGAGGCGCCTGCAGTTCCTGAGCTTCGGGGACTTCGCAGCCTGCGCGCAGAGCATGATGGCCCACTGGAGCCAGGGGGCTCTGG cccctgaaGCAGCTGATCCCGACGGGGACCTGCCCAAGTCGTTCCTGCAGGacctgaaggagctgaaggtgctggtgagcgacaaggacctgctggacCAGCACaagag cctggtgTGCTCGGCCCTGCGGGGGAAGATCTCGGTCTACAACGAACTCGAGGCCAATTTCAAG GCTCTGTCACGGGCGCTGGTGAACGTGGGGGGGAAGCTGACCCACGCCCGCGACGTGCGGGACTTCTTTGTGGACCTGGTGGAGAAG GTGATCGAGCCGTGCCGCTCCGACAAGTGGAGCCCGGGGGACCTGAGGCTCTTCCTGACGCACTACACGGCAGCACCCCGAAACCTGCCGGGCTTCAG GCACCAAGCGCTGTGGGAGCGCTACATGGCCGCCATCAGCGCCTGCCTGCTGCGCATGTACCACGACTGA
- the FIBP gene encoding acidic fibroblast growth factor intracellular-binding protein isoform X2 produces MSSDLDVFVGNTTLIDEEVYRLWLDGHSVAEAVARRLRGGVLEREGTSVAVLQSDTRDHYRTFQMLERLLHAPPRLLQQLLFQIPPERQALLVQRYYAFDEALARELLGKKLSKGTKKELDEFDNFKRVFKAVEELRGPLAENIQQLFLLPPALARDYAAIVFFANSRFETGKRRLQFLSFGDFAACAQSMMAHWSQGALAPEAADPDGDLPKSFLQDLKELKVLVSDKDLLDQHKSLVCSALRGKISVYNELEANFKALSRALVNVGGKLTHARDVRDFFVDLVEKVIEPCRSDKWSPGDLRLFLTHYTAAPRNLPGFRHQALWERYMAAISACLLRMYHD; encoded by the exons ATGAGCAGTGACCTGGACGTGTTCGTGGGGAACACGACGCTGATCGATGAGGAGGTGTACCGGCTGTGGCTGGACGGACACTCAG tgGCCGAGGCGGTGGCCCGTCGCCTGCGGGGCGGGGTCCTCGAGCGCGAGGGGACGTCGGTGGCCGTGCTGCAGAGCGACACCCGCGACCACTACAGAACGTTCCAGATGCTGGAGCGGCTCCTGCACGCCCCCCcccggctgctgcagcagctgctgttccagaTCCCCCCCGAGAGACAGGCCCTGCTCGTGCAGAg GTACTACGCTTTCGACGAGGCGCTGGCCCGGGAGCTGCTGGGCAAGAAACTCTCCAAGGGCACCAAGAAGGAGCTGGACGAG tTTGACAACTTCAAGAGGGTTTTCAAGGCGGTGGAGGAGCTGCGGGGGCCCCTGGCCGAGAACatccagcagctcttcctgctgccccCGGCCCTGGCACG GGACTACGCCGCCATCGTGTTCTTCGCCAACAGCCGCTTCGAGACGGGCAAGAGGCGCCTGCAGTTCCTGAGCTTCGGGGACTTCGCAGCCTGCGCGCAGAGCATGATGGCCCACTGGAGCCAGGGGGCTCTGG cccctgaaGCAGCTGATCCCGACGGGGACCTGCCCAAGTCGTTCCTGCAGGacctgaaggagctgaaggtgctggtgagcgacaaggacctgctggacCAGCACaagag cctggtgTGCTCGGCCCTGCGGGGGAAGATCTCGGTCTACAACGAACTCGAGGCCAATTTCAAG GCTCTGTCACGGGCGCTGGTGAACGTGGGGGGGAAGCTGACCCACGCCCGCGACGTGCGGGACTTCTTTGTGGACCTGGTGGAGAAG GTGATCGAGCCGTGCCGCTCCGACAAGTGGAGCCCGGGGGACCTGAGGCTCTTCCTGACGCACTACACGGCAGCACCCCGAAACCTGCCGGGCTTCAG GCACCAAGCGCTGTGGGAGCGCTACATGGCCGCCATCAGCGCCTGCCTGCTGCGCATGTACCACGACTGA
- the LOC132086072 gene encoding EGF-containing fibulin-like extracellular matrix protein 2: MGPPALLFLLLLLLSLGASVAPAAPPDLEEPEDYAECSDGYEWDPETEHCKDVDECAVGSPPPCRGSMKCLNHFGGYLCLPRSAALLSPGPGPGPAPPPAPPPRPPTPPPDGRCPPGFGPAPDGTCADVDECAGPPPCRPSQECINVRGGFECRCPPGYRHRDTECVDEDECQFRWCQHSCANSPGAFSCRCHPGFSLGPDGRSCLDVDECSMGARCSQRCLNTFGSFRCRCRAGFALGPDGHRCLDVDECRGGVRCQHRCQNLPGGFSCVCPPGYTEEGGLCKDRDECSEGSHGCGGAQTCLNTFGGHLCVPRELCRGPYAPHPRNNGTCVCAGGVPGCAPRPRWLLHRFLALPETPEAPTGIFQLRHPPVGDPQRLRLRGGPPGTFRLRALTNHSSLLELVRPLAGPRQLLLEVELLRPGPRPPPQAPPLGTEGPSPITEGPPPGAWNPPPPTGRGLALLRLHLSVGAHPF, from the exons ATGGGCCCCCCCGcgctgctcttcctcctcctcctcctcctctcgcTCGGCGCCAGCGTGGCCCCCGCGGCCCCCCCGGACCTGGAGGAGCCCGAGGATTACGCG gagTGCAGCGATGGTTACGAGTGGGACCCCGAGACCGAGCACTGCAAAG ACGTGGACGAGTGCGCGGTGGGGTCCCCGCCGCCCTGCCGGGGCTCCATGAAGTGCCTGAACCATTTCGGGGGGTACCTGTGCCTGCCGCGCTCGGCCGCGCTGCTcagccccgggcccgggcccggccccgccccgccccccgccccgcccccgcgccccccgACCCCGCCCCCCGACGGCCGCTGCCCGCCCGGCTTCGGCCCCGCCCCCGACGGCACCTGCGCAG ACGTGGACGAGTGCGCGGGGCCCCCCCCGTGCCGGCCCAGCCAGGAGTGCATCAACGTCCGGGGGGGCTTCGAGTGCCGCTGCCCCCCCGGGTACCGGCACCGGGACACCGAGTGCGTGG ACGAGGACGAGTGCCAGTTCCgctggtgccagcacagctgcgCCAACTCCCCCGGCGCCTTCTCCTGCCGCTGCCACCCCGGCTTCAGCCTCGGCCCCGACGGCCGCTCCTGCCTCG acGTGGACGAGTGCTCGATGGGCGCCCGCTGCTCCCAGCGCTGCCTCAACACCTTCGGCTCCTtccgctgccgctgccgcgcCGGCTTCGCCCTGGGCCCCGACGGGCACCGCTGCCTCG ACGTGGACGAGTGCCGGGGGGGGGTCCGGTGCCAGCACCGCTGCCAGAACCTCCCGGGGGGCTTCAGCTGCGTCTGCCCCCCCGGCTACACCGAGGAGGGGGGGCTCTGCAAGG ACCGGGACGAGTGTTCGGAGGGCTCCCACGGCTGCGGGGGGGCCCAGACCTGCCTCAACACTTTCGGGGGGCACCTGTGCGTGCCTCGGGAGCTCTGCCGGGGGCCCTACGCCCCCCACCCCCGAAACAACGG GACCTGCGTGTGCGCCGGGGGGGTCCCGGGCTGCGCCCCCCGCCCCCGCTGGCTCCTGCACCGGTTCCTGGCGCTGCCCGAGACCCCCGAGGCGCCCACCGGGATCTTCCAGCTCCGGCACCCCCCGGTCGGGGACCCCCAGAGGCTGCGGCTGCGGGGGGGCCCCCCCGGGACCTTCCGGCTGAGG GCACTGACCAATCACAGCTCGCTGCTGGAGCTCGTGCGCCCCCTGGCGGGCCCgcggcagctgctgctggaggtggagCTTCTGCGCCCGGGGCCACGCCCCCCGCCCCAGGCCCCGCCCCTCGGCACGGAGGGACCGAGCCCCATCACAGAGGGACCGCCCCCCGGCGCCTGGAACCCGCCCCCTCCCACTGGGCGGGGCCTGGCTTTGCTCCGCCTCCATCTGTCAGTGGGGGCCCACCCATTCTAG
- the ZFPL1 gene encoding zinc finger protein-like 1, with protein sequence MGLCKCPKRRVTTLFCFEHRVNVCESCLVSAHPKCIVRSYLQWLQDSDYSPQCPLCQAPLGDRDTVRLLCYDVFHWPCLSGWARALPPRTAPAGHRCPQCGGALFPPPNLQGPVAEALRARLRTAAWARPGLGLPLIEDSETPPEPETCPEPDRGWDAPVTPPEPPPSSPSPHTVVHMGGGETPTLHVGSAPRKPLGGREPWSPPDHEEEKKYRRKPRAWLPPGFRCAPRALSQRPLLALCLGGAAAFALLLILLASLARGVADADPALEPLNNPHVRVGH encoded by the exons ATGGGGCTGTGCAAGTGCCCCAAGCGCCGCGTCACAACGCTCTTCTGCTTCGAGCACCGCGTCAACGTCTGCGAGAGCTGCCTGGTCAGCGCCCACcccaag TGCATCGTGCGCTCGTacctgcagtggctgcaggacaGCGACTACAGCCCGCAGTGCCCGCTGTGCCAGGCGCcgctgggggacagggacaccgtGCGCCTGCTCTGCTACG aCGTGTTCCACTGGCCCTGCCTGTCGGGGTGGGCTCGGGCGCTGCCCCCCCGCACGGCCCCCGCCGGGCACCGCTGCCCCCAGTGCGGGGGGGCGCTGTTCCCCCCCCCCAACCTGCAGGGCCCCGTGGCCGAGGCGCTGCGGGCGCGGCTCCGGACGGCGGCCTGGGCCCGGCCCGGGCTGGGACTGCCATTG ATTGAGGACTCGGAGACGCCGCCGGAGCCTGAGACGTGCCCGGAGCCAGACAGGGGCTGGGACG cccccgtGACTCCCCCGGAGCCCCCCCcgagctcccccagcccccacACCGTGGTGCACATGGGGGGAGGGGAGACCCCGACGCTGCACGTGG GCTCCGCCCCCCGCAAGCCCCTGGGGGGTCGCGAGCCCTGGAGCCCCCCCGACCAcgaggaggagaaaaaataccGGAGGAAACCCCGGGCGTGGCTGCCCCCGGGGTTCAGGTG CGCCCCCCGCGCGCTCtcgcagcgccccctgctggccctgTGCCTGGGCGGGGCCGCGGCCTTCGCGCTGCTCCTGATCCTATtggccagcctggccaggggcgTGGCCGACGCCGACCCCGCCCTCGAGCCGCTCAACAACCCCCACGTGCGGGTGGGGCACTGA
- the LOC132086068 gene encoding proline-rich protein 2-like isoform X1: protein MAGAGGGRRSAGATPRGVRAGGLGRLHERALRGGRALPPGCGVTPDPLRLPETPGDPRELKRPPETPGDPQRPLKTARGPWRPSRAQETPRRSPGEAPKTPGDLQGYLETPGDPHGHPWKAARAQETPGDPYGTPGLPPVCETPPPPPSVGPFPHVR from the exons ATGGCGGGAGCTGGTGGCGGGCGGCGCTCGGCGGGGGCGACCCCGAGGG GTGTCAGAGCTGGAGGCCTGGGCCGCCTCCATGAACGCGCTCTTCGAGGAGGCCGAGCGCTTCCACCTGGTTGTGGAGTGACCCCAGACCCACTGAGACTCCCAGAGACCCCCGGAGACCCTCGAGAACTCAAGAGACCCCCAGAGACACCTGGAGACCCCCAGAGACCTCTCAAGACTGCCAGAGGCCCCTGGAGACCCTCGAGAGCTCAAGAGACCCCCAGGAGATCCCCGGGAGAAGCCCCCAAGACCCCTGGAGACCTCCAAGGATACCTGGAGACCCCTGGAGACCCCCATGGACACCCCTGGAAAGCCGCAAGAGCTCAGGAGACACCTGGAGACCCTTATGGGACCCCTGGACTCCCCCCAGTGTGtgagacccccccccccccccccagtgtGGGACCCTTCCCACATGTGAGGTGA
- the LOC132086068 gene encoding uncharacterized protein LOC132086068 isoform X4 — protein sequence MAGAGGGRRSAGATPRVTRSSSLRSVVSEPRGGRSPRDPRDRSPDFERPRRSPRVSELEAWAASMNALFEEAERFHLVVE from the exons ATGGCGGGAGCTGGTGGCGGGCGGCGCTCGGCGGGGGCGACCCCGAGGG TGACTCGGAGCAGCTCCCTGCGCTCGGTGGTCTCGGAGCCGCGGGGGGGCCGGagcccccgggacccccgggaccGCAGCCCC GACTTTGAGCGACCCCGACGGAGCCCCCGG GTGTCAGAGCTGGAGGCCTGGGCCGCCTCCATGAACGCGCTCTTCGAGGAGGCCGAGCGCTTCCACCTGGTTGTGGAGTGA
- the LOC132086068 gene encoding basic proline-rich protein-like isoform X2: MAGAGGGRRSAGATPRVTRSSSLRSVVSEPRGGRSPRDPRDRSPDFERPRRSPRLQSQKENGPSPPCAPSPVCAAPSPSCAPSPPALPPPLPPPTCPSLLQPPGGGGGGVQPAGGAPPEPPPSQRAPPPPRAPSPPAPPDLPPRPPRHRPRPP; this comes from the exons ATGGCGGGAGCTGGTGGCGGGCGGCGCTCGGCGGGGGCGACCCCGAGGG TGACTCGGAGCAGCTCCCTGCGCTCGGTGGTCTCGGAGCCGCGGGGGGGCCGGagcccccgggacccccgggaccGCAGCCCC GACTTTGAGCGACCCCGACGGAGCCCCCGG ctgcagagccagaaggagaacggcccctcccccccctGCGCCCCCTCCCCCGTCTGTgccgccccctccccctcctgcgccccctccccccccgccctcccccctcccctcccccctccCACGTGTCCGTCGCTCCTACAGCCGCCTGgaggggggggcgggggggttCAGCCCGCGGGGGGGGctccccctgagccccctccctCTCAACGtgcccctccccccccccgAGCCCCttccccccccgcccccccagATCTCCCCCCTCGGCCTCCCCGGCATCGGCCCCGCCCCCCCTGA
- the LOC132086068 gene encoding uncharacterized protein LOC132086068 isoform X3, translating into MAGAGGGRRSAGATPRVTRSSSLRSVVSEPRGGRSPRDPRDRSPLQSQKENGPSPPCAPSPVCAAPSPSCAPSPPALPPPLPPPTCPSLLQPPGGGGGGVQPAGGAPPEPPPSQRAPPPPRAPSPPAPPDLPPRPPRHRPRPP; encoded by the exons ATGGCGGGAGCTGGTGGCGGGCGGCGCTCGGCGGGGGCGACCCCGAGGG TGACTCGGAGCAGCTCCCTGCGCTCGGTGGTCTCGGAGCCGCGGGGGGGCCGGagcccccgggacccccgggaccGCAGCCCC ctgcagagccagaaggagaacggcccctcccccccctGCGCCCCCTCCCCCGTCTGTgccgccccctccccctcctgcgccccctccccccccgccctcccccctcccctcccccctccCACGTGTCCGTCGCTCCTACAGCCGCCTGgaggggggggcgggggggttCAGCCCGCGGGGGGGGctccccctgagccccctccctCTCAACGtgcccctccccccccccgAGCCCCttccccccccgcccccccagATCTCCCCCCTCGGCCTCCCCGGCATCGGCCCCGCCCCCCCTGA
- the LOC132086039 gene encoding delta(14)-sterol reductase TM7SF2-like — MEPPRVAPPPPELEFGGPWVPQWGRGGGGPGGPLPPPWPRPPPPRWRWCWRGWGRLGWGPGDPRGAPVTPQDPSGTSAELSVNPAPGPGGFLGLFGGLAWGPFGAPLPVLLLLRRPQQGLGGAGGAACGGLYALGLWIFHGATTQRSLFSRDPRDPRVAGESPQGRDTQTAADLQMQDPPNPCSTLSPGLATVPTATGQLLLAGGWWGLVRRPDDLGELLMALGWTLPCGLSPPLLLLLAGAALRELRALQGERRQRRRFGGAWGGLCQRVPHRLLPLLY; from the exons ATGGAGCCCCCCCGAGTGGCGCCCCCTCCCCCCGAGCTGGAATTTGGGGGGCCCTGGG TGCCACAgtgggggaggggcgggggggggCCTGGGGGGCCCCTTCCCCCCCCCTGGCCGCGCCCACCCCCCCCGCGCTGGCGCTGGTGCTGGCGTGGGTGGGGGCGCTTGGGATGGGGGCCCGGAGACCCCCGAGG AGCCCCGGTGaccccccaggacccctccGGGACCTCGGCT GAGCTGAGCGTGAAtcctgcccccggccccggggggTTCCTGGGGCTCTTTGGGGGTCTCGCCTGGGGCCCTTTCGGGGCTCCCCTcccggtgctgctgctgctgaggagaccccagcaggggctggggggcgCCGGGGGGGCGGCCTGTGGGGGGCTCTACG CTCTGGGCTTGTGGATCTTCCATGGCGCCACCACCCAGAGAAGCCTCTTCAGCCGCGACCCCCGAGACCCCCGGGTGGCCGGTGAGAGCCCCCAGGGCCGGGACACCCAAACGGCCGCGGATCTCCAAATgcaggaccccccaaatccctgttcCACCCTCTCCCCAGGTCTCGCCACGGTTCCCACGGCCacggggcagctgctgctggccgggGGCTGGTGGGGGCTCGTGCGACGCCCCGATGACCTCGGGGAGCTGCTGATGGCCTTGGGCTGGACCCTACCCTGCG GTCTGTCCCcaccgctgctgctgctcctggcaggggcGGCGCTCCGGGAGCTCCGGGCTCTGCAGggggagcggcggcagcggcgccGCTTTGGGGGGGCCTGGGGGGGGCTGTGCCAGCGCGTGCCGCAccgcctgctgcccctgctctaCTGA
- the ZNHIT2 gene encoding zinc finger HIT domain-containing protein 2: MAAEVADGSCRFCSASAASYTCPRCHRRLCSLRCYRAHGPCAEAFYRDQVLEALRAERDSPPRGPAPPGLRELREPGDPARPVGRGLWEQLSEAERDGFRQLLSSGEAAALLPQWRPWWWRGRGPVEELGGGSGVEEEDEEGGEGRPGPAPPVPASVPPLSALRAAAPSPLVRFQLPNALFGYAFALSLHGGDETLLPELPAAAIAASAALRARRPFGSTAEALLSARRDARAAGLPLSPLGDSGALLAVAQLLEGRDSRDPGADVAAALWHLWRLLKAGARALPPPERSRFRAARKKAGFLLSWSRGAPEELAQLAREARAVHAEVAAEEAAVAEIREGLEKVWGGPRPSPREGQEDRVPWLVRDGVEEGFGGPRPPPADRGVQGRRLIEELD, encoded by the coding sequence ATGGCGGCGGAGGTGGCGGACGGCTCGTGTAGGTTCTGCAGCGCCTCCGCGGCGTCCTATACTTGCCCGCGCTGTCACCGCCGCCTCTGCTCCCTGCGCTGCTACCGCGCCCACGGCCCCTGCGCCGAGGCCTTTTACCGCGACCAGGTTCTTGAGGCGCTGCGCGCCGAGCGCGATTCTCCCCCCCggggccccgcgccgcccgggCTGCGCGAACTACGCGAGCCCGGGGATCCAGCGCGGCCTGTGGGCCGcgggctgtgggagcagctgagcGAGGCGGAGCGCGACGGGTTCCGGCAGCTGCTGAGTTCCGGGGAGGCCGCGGCGCTGCTGCCGCAGTGGCGGCCCTGGTGGTGGCGCGGGCGGGGGCCAGTGGAGGAGCTCGGCGGTGGCTCGGGGGtcgaggaggaggatgaggagggcgGCGAaggccggcccggccccgcgccgcccgtCCCGGCCTCGGTGCCGCCGCTGAGCGCCCTCCGTGCCGCGGCCCCGTCGCCCTTGGTGCGGTTCCAGCTGCCGAACGCGCTGTTCGGCTACGCCTTCGCGCTGAGCCTGCACGGCGGGGACGAGACGCTGCTGCCCGAGCTCCCCGCGGCCGCCATCGCCGCTTCGGCCGcgctccgcgcccgccgcccctTCGGCAGCACGGCCGAGGCGCTGCTGAGCGCCCGGCGCGACGCCCGCGCCGCGGGGCTGCCCCTGAGCCCGCTCGGCGACAGCGGCGCGCTCCTGGCCGTGGCGCAGCTGCTGGAGGGTCGCGATAGTCGCGACCCCGGCGCCGACGTGGCGGCAGCTTTGTGGCACCTGTGGCGGCTGCTGAAGGCGGGGGCGCGGGCGCTGCCGCCCCCCGAGCGGAGCCGCTTCCGAGCGGCGCGCAAGAAGGCCGGGTTCCTGCTGAGCTGGAGCCGCGGCGCCCCCGAGGAGCTCGCCCAGCTCGCCCGGGAGGCGCGGGCGGTTCACGCCGAGGTGGCCGCGGAGGAGGCGGCGGTGGCCGAAAtcagggaggggctggagaaggTCTGGGGAGGGCCTCGGCCGTCCcccagggaggggcaggaggatCGGGTACCCTGGCTGGTCAGGGACGGGGTTGAGGAGGGTTTCGGGGGTCCCCGGCCGCCCCCGGCTGACAGGGGGGTGCAGGGTCGGCGGCTGATCGAGGAGCTGGACTGA